The following are from one region of the Lytechinus variegatus isolate NC3 chromosome 4, Lvar_3.0, whole genome shotgun sequence genome:
- the LOC121413131 gene encoding calcium-activated chloride channel regulator 1-like, producing MFTSASQRLYQASKQHVYWEHIKILVPNTWSIQSQYQSARTETLRSANIIVHEFEDDEPLVDNLAGCGKEGSLMHMTPKYIIDEEYREDKFGNTDRVLVRSWGYYRWGLFKEHYDGKGGGAPAYDSPYGGTEGTRCSLKIKGSLEMPGGSPCQRNPNSGYHPDCRFVPETQGQTATASLLFAPRGAHIHSVEDFCEEDSDPDSVHNPLAVNLMNINCGGDSAWKVMLDRTTDFQDGVSLISNTTPRFEVLQVSLVRSVVLVLDISGSMAGNRFDRMIQSSIHYIMNIIPENSKLGIVTFSTDAAVRASLTDITDTSSREGLVNNLPSGTTGTTCIGCGILKGIEVLGSFAEGGYLLLLSDGGENVYPYIEDTYDDIEEAGVIIDTITISNAADPKMEDLSARTSGLSSFCSDTGTGPCLQQAFQRTITERPDIGTETVPTQIYVDDLLIKPIPGIYSIPVVIDEGLGNDTVVTVAWTQGGNLLHVILTGPNGTTIDRNYPGYHHDNANDLISINIPFTQAGLWNLTIKFIQVEDHASISVTSKPTTLDYSPITVTALLGSPEVNFTQNPALAIYALVQKDYLPVLNADVTAIISDSSSTTTKELLDNGAGSDLSKDDGTYSGYFLDFTSNGRYNVKIDALGYSTMVESPDILRVKRDAQFEGLEEATAPSFMRTASGGVFKVEGYSPNATDILPPSRIQDLVYTSFSYDNSTVTLSWTAVGDDLDQGTAFKYEFRYSTNYSSVRTNFSNCVEITQDELVYGNLSNINPSGVTETITVTLPERGQDIVYYFAIRAGDETGNVGELSNIASLSIRYIPVTKDPTKPDNLGIIIGVCCGVGALIILGAILLYIHHRKSSKVQVGPEKPEEGLPTTTVEHDDPSIDNPIYSTK from the exons ATGTTTACATCAGCATCCCAGCGTCTCTACCAGGCCAGTAAGCAGCACGTCTACTGGGAACACATCAAGATCCTCGTTCCAAACACCTGGTCCATCCAGTCCCAGTACCAGTCCGCGAGAACCGAGACCCTAAGGTCTGCCAACATCATCGTCCACGAGTTTGAGGATGACGAGCCATTGGTGGACAACCTAGCAGGTTGCGGGAAGGAAGGGAGTCTGATGCATATGACACCCAAGTACATCATTGATGAAGAGTATAGAGAAGACAAGTTTGGCAACACAG ATCGCGTCCTCGTCCGTAGCTGGGGATACTACCGGTGGGGGTTGTTCAAGGAGCACTATGACGGCAAAGGAGGGGGTGCTCCTGCCTACGATTCGCCATACGGTGGCACAGAAGGGACCCGTTGCTCGCTCAAGATCAAAGGAAGCCTTGAGATGCCAGGAGGCAGTCCTTGTCAGAGAAACCCTAACTCTGGTTATCATCCCGACTGCCGCTTCGTTCCCGAGACTCAAGGACAGACAGCTACAGCATCGTTGTTGTTTGCACCGAGAGGTGCTCACATACATTCG GTCGAGGATTTCTGTGAGGAGGATTCTGACCCGGATAGCGTACACAATCCGTTGGCTGTAAACCTCATGAACATCAATTGTGGGGGCGACAGTGCATGGAAAGTCATGCTAGACAGAACAACGGACTTCCAGGATGGTGTATCATTAATATCTAACACCACACCCAGGTTTGAAGTCCTTCAGGTCTCTTTGGTCAGAAGTGTCGTCCTTGTGCTTGACATCAGTGGTAGTATGGCA GGGAATCGATTTGATCGAATGATTCAATCATCTATTCATtacattatgaatataattccGGAAAACAGCAAACTCGGAATCGTTACTTTCTCAACTGACGCCGCAGTAAGAGCCTCTCTTACGGATATCACCGATACGTCTTCGCGAGAAGGACTCGTCAACAACTTACCTTCAGGAACAACTGGTACCACCTGCATTGGATGCGGGATATTAAAAGGCATCGAG GTACTTGGATCTTTTGCAGAGGGTGGATACCTCTTACTCCTCAGTGACGGTGGTGAGAATGTATATCCGTACATTGAAGACACGTACGATGACATTGAAGAAGCAGGTGTCATCATTGACACCATCACCATAAGCAACGCAGCCGATCCGAAAATGGAGGATCTATCAGCAAGAACATCAGGCTTATCAAGCTTTTGCTCGGACACTGGGACTGGACCGTGTCTGCAGCAAGCATTCCAGAGAACAATTACAGAGAGGCCCGATATTGGCACGGAAACAGTCCCAACACAG ATATACGTTGACGATCTCCTCATCAAGCCCATTCCCGGTATCTACAGTATACCCGTGGTCATCGACGAGGGCCTCGGCAACGATACGGTCGTCACTGTGGCATGGACGCAGGGCGGTAATCTGTTACATGTCATACTCACTGGCCCAAACGGTACTACGATCGACCGTAATTATCCTGGTTATCATCACGATAACGCCAATGATCTCATCTCCATAAACATTCCTTTTACCCAG GCTGGTTTGTGGAATTTAACCATAAAGTTCATACAAGTTGAGGATCATGCTAGCATTTCTGTAACTTCTAAACCAACGACTCTAGACTATTCACCAATCACAGTAACGGCATTGTTAGGATCACCT GAGGTAAATTTCACCCAGAATCCGGCCTTAGCTATATATGCATTGGTACAAAAGGACTATCTACCCGTTCTAAATGCTGACGTCACGGCTATTATTTCGGACTCGTCCTCAACGACCACAAAGGAGCTACTTGATAACGGAGCAG GATCTGACTTATCCAAGGATGACGGTACATATTCAGGATATTTTCTAGACTTCACCTCTAATGGCAGATACAACGTCAAGATCGATGCCCTTGGATATAGTACCATGGTGGAATCTCCAGATATTTTAAGAG TTAAAAGGGACGCCCAGTTCGAAGGATTGGAGGAAGCAACTGCTCCTTCCTTCATGCGTACAGCCTCGGGAGGAGTCTTCAAAGTCGAAGGCTACTCACCAAACGCTACGGACATCCTGCCACCTTCTCGTATCCAGGACCTGGTGTATACCTCATTTTCATACGATAACAGCACAGTGACACTCAGCTGGACTGCTGTAGGAGATGACCTAGACCAAGGAACGG CGTTCAAATACGAATTTCGCTATTCAACGAACTACTCCTCTGTCAGAACGAACTTCAGCAACTGCGTTGAGATCACACAGGATGAGCTCGTCTACGGGAACCTCTCTAACATCAACCCATCAGGGGTTACTGAAACCATCACCGTTACTCTTCCTGAAAGAGGACAAGATATTGTCTACTACTTCGCAATTAGGGCTGGGGACGAGACCGGGAATGTAGGGGAGTTGTCCAACATAGCCTCCTTGTCGATCCGGTATATACCGGTTACCAAGGATCCAACCAAACCGGATAACCTCGGTATCATCATTGGGGTATGCTGTGGAGTCGGTGCTTTGATCATCCTAGGAGCTATATTGCTTTACATTCATCACCGGAAGTCAAGCAAGGTACAGGTTGGACCAGAGAAACCAGAAGAAGGGCTACCAACTACAACTGTAGAGCACGACGATCCAAGCATTGATAATCCTATTTATTCTACAAAGTAA